GCCGCACGTTCCACCCCGCACGCGCGAAGATGGCGGCCCAGGCGCGTCCGATCAGACCGCTTCCGACGATGGCGACGTTGCGTTCAGTGCTTGCCATTTCCTGTTCCCGTAACCTTCATCTCACAGCCAGAGCACCTTGCGGCGCAAGTCGAGATCGTCGCGCAGGTCTTTCGACGGCCCCTGGTGGATCACCCGGCCGCGCTCCAGCGCCACCGTGGTATCGGACAGCGCCAGCGCCAGATCGAGATGGTGATCGACGATGATGATGGCGATTTCCCTGCGCAGCCGGTCGAAGGTCTCGAACAATTGCTCCACCACGGTCGGCGCCAGGCCCTCGAAGGGCTCGTCGAGCAGCAATACCCGGACGTCGCCCGACAGCGCGCGGGCGACCGCGACCATCTGCTGCTCGCCGCCGGAAAGATAGTCGGCGGGGCTGTCGAGCCGTTCGCGAATCCGCGGAAAATATTCGTAGATGCGTTCCCGCGTCCAGTGCACGCCGTTGCCGGTCTGGCGCTTCAGCCCGCCCAGCTCGAGGTTCTGTTCCACGCTCATGCCGGCGAACAGGCCGCGGCCCTGCGGCACGTAGCCGATACCGAGCCGGGCGTTCTGCGCCGACGAATGGCCGATCAGCTCGCTGTCGGCGAGTTTGATCGACCCGTTCGATGCCGGCGCGATGCCGACCAGCGTCTTCAGCAGCGTCGACTTGCCGGCGCCGTTGCGGCCCAACAGCGCAATGATCTCGTTCTCGTGCAGCGTGAAATTGACGTCGTTGAGGATGTGGCTCTTGCCGTAAAAGGTATCGACGTTGCCGACCGTCAGCAGCGCGTTGACGCGGGCGGCGGTTTCGCGCGGACGCGCGGCAATTTCCGTCGCGCCGGAGCCGATATAGACCTCCTGCACCTTCGGGCTGGTGCGGGCTTGCTCGACGGTGCCGTCGAGCAGTACCCGGCCTTCATTCATGACCGTGACATGGTCGGCGAGCTGGAACACCCGGTCGATGTCGTGTTCGACCAGCAGCACCGGCAGATCCGACGAGATCCGCTTGATGATGGCGCCGATCCGCTCACGCTCGGCAGCGGCAAGCCCGGCGAGGGGCTCGTCGAGCAGCAGCACGCGCGGCGCGGTCGCAAGCGCCACGCCCATGTCGAGCAGCCGCTGGCCGCCATAGGACAAGTTGCCCGCCTCGGCCTTCTCGATGCCGGCAAGGCCGAGATAGCGGATGGTGGCGTCCGTCTCGGCATTGATCGCATCGATCGAAAGCGCTGACGTGATGGGATCGAAGCGGCGGGGGTGCCGCGCCTGCACCGCAAGCCTGATGTTTTCGCCGACGCTCAGGGCCGGAAACAGGTTGGTGATCTGGAACGAGCGGCCGATGCCGGCGCGGGCGATCTCCTCCGGCGTCTCGCCGGCGATCGGCTGGCCCATCAGCGACACCGTGCCCTGGTCCGGCGGGAACATGCCGGACAACAGGTTGAACGCGGTGGTCTTGCCCGCGCCATTGGGCCCGATCAGCGCATGCAGGGTGCGGTCGGCAATCGAGATATCGATCCCCTGCACCGCCCTGATGCCGCCGAAATTCTTGACGATGTGTCGGGCCGACAGCACCGGCCCTGCGATGTGGGATTGCGGCCGCAGGAATTCCGGCAGCGGCAGCGCTTCGATGCGGCGCGCCGACATCGCGGCGTCTTCGGTCGTCTTCTTGCGGAACGGCGCGATCAGCCGTTCGCCGACGCCGACCAGGCCGGTCGGCGAAAACACGATGAAGCTGACGAATATCAGGCCGAACCAGAACAGCCAGTTCTCGGTGTAGATGCCGAGGAACTCGCGGAACAGGATGAAGAACAGCGCGCCGAGGGCCGGCCCCAGGAAACTGCGCATGCCGCCGATCACGACCATGGCCAGGAGATCGCCGGAGAACGAGACCGAGATCGGATCGGCCGAGGTCATGCGGTTCTGGTAGAGCAGCAGGATGCCGGCAAGCCCGGTGATCCCGGCCGACAGCACGAAGGCGGCGAGCTTGTAGCGGTTGGTCGGATAGCCGAGGAAACGCGCGCGTTGCTCGTTCTCGCGGATCGCCACCAGCACGCTGCCGACCGTCGAGTTATGGAAGCGCCATAGCAGGATCAGCACCAGGAAGGCGATCGTAGCGACGAACCAGTAGTAGTTGGTGGAAGATTCCAGATCGACGCCGAGCAGCGTCGGCCGCGTGATGCCGCCGAGGCCGTTCTCGCCGCCGGTGACGTCGGTCCAGCGGAACGCGACCGCATACAGCATCGCCGCCAGCGCCAGCGTCAGCAGCGAGAAATATACCCCGCGCCGCCGCAGGATCAGGAACCCGAACGTGCCCGCAATGGCGGTGACGATCAGGACGCCGGCGATGGTGGGACCGAAGAACGAGCCCGGCATCACATTGCGCTGGACCAGCGCCGCCGCATAGGCGGCGAGGCCGAACCAGGCGCCATGGCCGAACGACACCAGGCCGGTATGGCCGACCAGGATGTTCAGCGCCATGCAGGCCAGCGCGTAGGTGACGACCTCGGTCGCCGAGGTCATGGTGAGGCCGAGCGCGAGCAGCAGCGGCGGCAGCACAAGGAGTCCGAGGGCGGCGATCAACAGCGGAACGGGCAGGCGCTTCATCATGATCGGCGCCTCACTCGAACCGCGTGATGCGTTCGCCGAACAGGCCGCGCGGCCGGAACAGCAACACCAGCAGCATCAGCAAATAGATCGCCGCGGTCGATGCCGCGGAATAGCCGATGCCGACCATCAGACCCTTGACGAGGCCGACCAGCAGCGCCGCGGCAACCACGCCCCAGAATGATCCCAGCCCGCCGATCACCACGACGACGAAGGCCGGCGTGATGATCTCCTGGCCCATC
The sequence above is drawn from the Bradyrhizobium sediminis genome and encodes:
- a CDS encoding branched-chain amino acid ABC transporter ATP-binding protein/permease, with protein sequence MMKRLPVPLLIAALGLLVLPPLLLALGLTMTSATEVVTYALACMALNILVGHTGLVSFGHGAWFGLAAYAAALVQRNVMPGSFFGPTIAGVLIVTAIAGTFGFLILRRRGVYFSLLTLALAAMLYAVAFRWTDVTGGENGLGGITRPTLLGVDLESSTNYYWFVATIAFLVLILLWRFHNSTVGSVLVAIRENEQRARFLGYPTNRYKLAAFVLSAGITGLAGILLLYQNRMTSADPISVSFSGDLLAMVVIGGMRSFLGPALGALFFILFREFLGIYTENWLFWFGLIFVSFIVFSPTGLVGVGERLIAPFRKKTTEDAAMSARRIEALPLPEFLRPQSHIAGPVLSARHIVKNFGGIRAVQGIDISIADRTLHALIGPNGAGKTTAFNLLSGMFPPDQGTVSLMGQPIAGETPEEIARAGIGRSFQITNLFPALSVGENIRLAVQARHPRRFDPITSALSIDAINAETDATIRYLGLAGIEKAEAGNLSYGGQRLLDMGVALATAPRVLLLDEPLAGLAAAERERIGAIIKRISSDLPVLLVEHDIDRVFQLADHVTVMNEGRVLLDGTVEQARTSPKVQEVYIGSGATEIAARPRETAARVNALLTVGNVDTFYGKSHILNDVNFTLHENEIIALLGRNGAGKSTLLKTLVGIAPASNGSIKLADSELIGHSSAQNARLGIGYVPQGRGLFAGMSVEQNLELGGLKRQTGNGVHWTRERIYEYFPRIRERLDSPADYLSGGEQQMVAVARALSGDVRVLLLDEPFEGLAPTVVEQLFETFDRLRREIAIIIVDHHLDLALALSDTTVALERGRVIHQGPSKDLRDDLDLRRKVLWL